The genomic region GAGCCGAGTGATGACGAACTAGCTTTTCTGTACCAGTATCAGCAATATACTTTGCAAGAGCCTGTGTCTAGTCCGCTAGAAGTTTCTcaacccaccgtgggtactcacgacaaTGAAGCAGGGCCAAGTGGAACTACTcatgaaccaccagaggaaccagctccgtcatttgacgtttctgacgactcagaggaggaacccgctcctacctttgacgaggagccAAATGATAATTCAGAGGATGCTGTGGATCAAGCCGTTGATCTCGATATTTTGAATTTGGAATCGGAAGTAGTTGTGCCTGACACGGTTATGCCACGGACGTTGTCTTACCACCCATCAGAACAGATCATTggtgacctacaaagtggtgtcaagacccgacatcaaatagatcaagcttttacttgtttttactcttctattgctgatatgcagaaagaagtctcacttaaatgttttatttcgcagatagagcccagaacctacaaagaagcattgaccgaagatagctgggtgaatgcaatgcaggaggagctgcaacagttcgagaagctgggcgtctggagacttgtcgATTTGCCTAAGAATGAAGTTAATCAAGACGAAATGGGTCTTTAAGTGTAAGCGTGATGacagaggtgtcgtggtgagaaacaaggcacgacttgtggttcaaggcttcagccaacaggaaggaatagattacgatgaagtttacgcaccggttgcaaggcttgaagcaattcgtatttttctagcctttgcatcttggaaagattTTAAAGTCTATCAACTTGACGTCAAATCTGCTTTCTTGTATGGCACAAtcagagaagaagtgtatgtggggcaaccaccggggtttacAGACCCACTACACAAGAACAAAGTGTATCTACTGGATAAAGCATTGTACGgtcttcaccaggccccgagagcctggtacgagacgctttcgacatacttgctggacaacgggttcacaagaggcatagtagacagcactttgttcaccaaagaagaagcaggccacttgttgatcgtgtagatttatgtggacgatatcatttttggatccaccaacgacgatctttgcaaagagtttgagaaggtaatgaagaagaagttcgagatgagttccatgggggagatgaagttcttcctcgggctgcaggtggaacaaatgcccgacggaatcttcattcaccagtcaaagtatgtaaaggacgtgctcgataagttcgacatgacagattgtagtcctgcatccaccccctcacgcagaatcatggaatttgtcCCGACGAGCAAGGTGTGAAGATGGACGAAACATTGTATCGATCAATCATCGGGTCGTtgatgtatctcacggcttcccatcccgacatcatgtatccgacgtttctctgcgccagatatcagtcgaatccgaagCAGTCGCACCAGACTATAGTGAAACgtattttacggtatttgaagggttgcccaagcatcggcttgtggtaccctcgctcgggtgactttactttgtccggtttcgctgattctgattttggtagctgtaaatagaatgctaagtccaccactgctgggtgccagttcttcggaactcggctcgtcacctggcagtgcaagaaacaaactgcagttgcgctctccacatgtgaggctgagtatgtctcagcctctagctgttgctcgcatatcctttggatccaacagcagatgcgcgactttggtttgcaattcttggatacaccgattttcgtggacaatgaagcagccattaatgttactaaaaatccggttcaccattcgaaaactaaacacattgaaatccgtcatcactttatccgtgattgtcacgagaaaaagttaattcggattgaacaTGTTAACACGGATGATCAGAAAGCGGATTTTACACTAAACCTTtcgacaaaaagagattttattatcttttacgattaaacgggatgaagaatctacaatctgggagggtaatcgaatgtgaagccgagttgggcggcgatctgacatgAACCTGTGTCGTGTTGTAAAATTtcttttgtacagttgtattttctgcttttcgataaaaataaaaacacaaaaatatgttttagttttagggggagatattcgcagaaaaatacaaaaacatgataaaatcaaaaaatacaaaaacaatagaaaaccataaaatccaaaaacattagaaaatttcaaaaaaagttgtgtagaataggggaaatgatagtacatcagctagacggacatagtacgctaaagatttgtagtgtttaaaatgcatttaagcagtctcgctaaagatgtgctgaTAGGTTTTTGCAAAATTAGTAGaccagtttgggatataaacaatAAAATTCACTTGcatttacgtggggaacacctcccggatatataggtaacccctgaaatcctgtttgaaaggtcccgtattctgagatactaggtctttatactcagtgatatctagggtattatcccaggacttctgctgtatggaaatactgacctagtccccggataatactttctgcaaaagctttgaaatataagctcgccctcagcatgctgatgaaacaataaaattgatagtcgctgctgttgaaaacaaaagatcctctaaaggggacacacctaaaagtcgaagccgtcatctctctgcgtatacggaagtatcgacctgagctctcacggccctcgcacattaccccttaacagatatcagctgtggtatactcacctgtaagactgactactgggatccggatacgggagtatatactgaggtgggacacatgtagattgttaagtcttaaaacactaatcacgtatcccgaacagattgaataTTTTGTGAGAAtctaagtggatcagtatatcagcaatctacgcgaattgtttaaaagcttagcatgaaataaacagcttaacggtgctcgtgtctggtcggcagctgatatgatcccctaacacactcacaaaaatattgtgtgtacatagtttcagtttatccagttaaaatccaaaaagattttcttttctcatcttatttTTCCGACAACCGATGCTGGGAATTGGAAGATCAAAGCCTATGTGCAGAACATGTCAGTGTTTTGATGAGGGATGGGTAAGCTGGAGATTGCTGTACGGTGATTGGTATATTGTTTGAAATCTAAAATGTGTTTGGAAGTTCAAATTGGTCAAAAGTTCATTCAGTTGAACTGATTTCAGAAAAAAATAACAACAAacttcataaatctgatcatccaaggccattaatttggacttggtgggtcaaacagttgaccaaggtcattgatTTGGACTTGGTCAGCTGGGAGTAATTGTGTTTaatctgaaaaataaaaaaataaaaaaattgaaatttttgaaaaagttcaTCACAGGTTCGCTTTTTAGTCAACATTTCATAGTGGTTCTCTTTTATGTCAAATACATTGTGGTCCGCTCATATGACATGTGTCATAAAAGCGGATCTACATTACATATATAAGTTACAGTGGTCCGCTTTTTATGTCACTTTACACATTTTACACGGTCCGCTTTTGTGACTTTGTGTCTCCGACGATTTGAAGCGAATCTCTTTCACGACCAAAATCAGACGTTGTGCTGCCAAATTTTCACCAGATTTAGTTATTTTCTTAGTATTTCAATCATGGGCAAGGTATGTCTTCACTTAATTTGATCAATATCATGTCTATTTCGTGATGTCGGCATGTCTGTGTGAACGGAGTGTAGTTTTTGAGTCTTAACAGTTAAAACTTTACAAATCGATTGATTGTTGATGTGTGTCAATGTTCAAGTTTAACAGGtttagatctagggtttgttatctgtaaaaatgaaattaaaccTAATCCCTAGTGTCGGATTCCTCATGCTATCATAGTAGGGAAGTCAATTTGAAGATTTGATCAGTTTTTTGAAGTTTTGAGAGTAGATTCGCTTGAACGGTCATCTTAGGTTGGTATGCTTTGATTGTAGTCGTATGATTGTGTAGATTCTGATGGTATGCTTTGATTGTATCAAATCGATTGATTGTTGATGTGTGTCAATGTTCAAGTTTAACAGGtttagatctagggtttgttatCTGTAAAGATGAAATTAAACCTAATCCCTAGTGTCGGATTCCTCATGCTATCATAGTAGGGAAGTCAATTTGAAGATTTGATCAGTTTTTTGAAGTTTTGAGAGTAGATTCGCTTGAACGGTCATCTTAGGTTGGTTCACTTATTTGTACAcagtaggtccgctcatatgatCAGATATAGGTTCGTTCATTCGAACATGGGTAGATCCGCTTGAAAGAACATATGTTGGTCCGTTTGAATGAAATGGGCAGGTTCCTTTGTGTGAAAAATTTTTAGATCCGCTCATGTGTGTATATTTAGGTCCGGTTGAATGTACAAATTTAGGTTCGTTCATTCGTACAAGATATAGATCCGCTCATGTATACATGTTTAGGTCCGCTTGTATGAACATTAGTTGGTCCGCTTGAATGAACGTTAGTTGATCCGCTTGTATGAACATTTATTGGTCCGCTCATATGAACATAATGTGAttcgcttttatgaacatgtTGTGGAAATTtaatgttttgaaaattttttaagGAATTCTGATTCAATGtatctgtgatttttgtgcagGCTTCTAATGTTATATTTGATCCTtttcacaacagctgttgtgacttGGATATTGAGAAAAATCCCGAATTGGAGAATTTCCGAAGTATTTTGGAGTTTATGGGGCGTATTCCTATCCAGAAAGCATTGACTGACCAAAGGCCTATGTACAAATCTCACATCGAGCGTTTCTGGAACAATGCAAGTTATGACGATCAAAGCAAAGTGATTTCGTCGGTCGTTGAAGTTCATGGAAAGTTAGAAAAGATTCTAGTCACTGAAGCACTGATTCGTGAAGTCATTAACTTTCCTGACGAGCAAGATTATCCAACAAGATTTCCAGAGAGAATGGTGAAGGGGTGCATGTTGAGAATGGGATATAATGGAGCTTTAAATGCCGGAAACTATTTAAAGTCAAAGTTTCAGAAGCCTTATAAGTTTTTGATTCATTGTGTACTGATTTCATTAAGTCATACTAAAGGAGGATATGATGCAATGCGCGATTACCAAATGAATATGATTACGGCATtggtgttgaacaaaaagtataACTTCTCACATATAGTATTCCACTATATGGCTGAGAATAACAAGTCGGATCTCAAGACCTGGATGTATCCAAGGTTTGTACAGATGTTGATTGACCATGCATATCCAGAGATTGATCGAAATATTAAAGATGATTTGTGGGTGCAAGCTCACATGTCCAATAAAACGCTGAAGCAGCTTGTGAAATATCATCCAAATCACCCAGAGCCAACACTTGTTGTCGAGCCTTTCGGTTTTATTAAAGATGTTAAATATGTTGATCCAGATCCAGTTAATCATCAGAACTGGAGAAATGAAACTGAAATGAAAGAAGCAAGATATGCTGATGAGTTGAAAGTACTTGCAGATTTAAAAAATACAAAGAATGAATGGTATGTGAAAGAATCAGGAAGATGACGCAGAAAGGCAACTCCTATTGTTCGAGAAGGTGAAGGATCGTCGTCATCAAAACcaagaaagaaacaaaagaaagcagAAACAATGTCTTTGATTGATGAACCAGAAGAAGATAATCCGGTGGCAACTGCAGAAAAGGAACAAGTGGCAGCTACTGAAGATGATCCATTTAATACTGATGTTTTATTTGATACAGATGTCTTGGAAACAGGGCCAGAAGTTGTTGCTAATGTTGAACAAGTTGTAGATGTTGAAGcacagaaagagaaagaaaaagttgttgatgataTTGAGGGTGATGATGTGGATAAAAGtacaacaagttcatcaagttcttcaGATGATGGTATTGATGAGATTGAAAGTCGAAAAAGAATTCAAGAAGAGATTGAAAAAGAGAAGCTGTTACGAAAGAGAAAAAGACAGGAAAAGGACGACGATGATGTTTATGTGCCTTCTCCAGAGAATGTCTCAGGATCACAATCTTCTCCAAGAGTTAGAAAGAAAGCTGGAGGTCGGAAGAAAGTGGTTTCTCCAAAGATTGTCAAAGCCTCTCCAAAGATCAAAGTAACGAAGACTGTGCTCAAAAAGAAGAAACAAACCAAGAAACCACCTACACCACCACatgaaccaacaccaccacaatcaccTCTCCAATCACCACCACGACAATCTACTCCACCACAACAATCCTCACCACCTAAACAACCAACACCTCCAAAACAACCATCACCTATTcatcaaacaccaccaccacaacaacctttTGTTACCTCACAAGAACTATTTCaaacacctccactcacccaagtGCAACCTGGTTTGTCTAGCAGAGGTCTTTATACTCCACAGGATAATCTTTTAGATGTTGGAGATTTTGATTTTGCCAACACTTCACAAGTCAgaaatgttgaaaagaaagtaGAAGAAGTTGTTGCTGAGAACAAGAGGCTGGCATCTGAAAATAAGAAAGTGTCTGATAGAGAAAGACTTCTTGAGATGCGTGTGAAGAAGTTAGAGAATGAAAATCAAgagttggtgaaaaagattgatGGTGATCAATCAGAAATTGATATCTTGAAGGTTAAAGTTgctgaacttgaagaagaaaaggctAGATGTGATGAACAGAATGAGTACTTTAAGTTGAAGAACAAAGAATTTGAAGCAGCCAAAGCATTAAGAGATCACGAGTTCTATATGCTGAACAAAGTTGTTGAAAGCATGCTTGGAACATCGTTAGaacaaaagtttgaagagctgcAGGTTGAAGAGCTCAGAGCTGAACGTCAAGCCAAAATAGATGAGCAAATGAAAGATAAAGGTAAGGGAGTTGAAGGTAGTTCAGCTGTGACTGAAAGATCGATAGTACCTTCTATGGTGGTTGATAATCCCGAGCCTATCACTGCAATATCTGGTTTGTTTGATGAGGAAACACATCTAGAAGAGTTAATGGGtaacagtgatgatgaagatgatgaagaggaggatgaagaggaagatgaagaggatgaaaAAGTATTCTCTGCAAGTAGTCATGGATCtggtaaagatgatgatgatgacgacgctGCAGGTGGTACAGGTTTGAAAGTTGCAGAAGCTTCCACTGAGAAAAAGGTTGATGATCTGATGAATGATTCGGTAAATGAAGAATCAGGGGAAGTAAGTGGAAAGGGGGAGTCCAGTAAAACTCAAATAGTTGAACATACGGAAAAGTTAATCTTGGGATTAGATGTTTACAGAGAAATGATGCATACTGTGGATCCGGagttcaagtttgattttgaagaagaTTTGGAGTCTTTTGATATCAATCAACAGCCTGaatacatgtcacacccccaaaatccacacgcggagtaccaccgcttggaggcgtgacatgaccaggatcaagccatcaatcatatcgaacatagcgtataatagttaaagtaattcataaaacccaattcaatacgatTGACGTTCAATTCAAACTTgttcaagtagcggaagcatgtaagtaaaacccaacataaataataatgtacgaaatgtcataagtgtttagtaagcattcacgatccattgcccacaacgacctgctcctctttgtgcaagctccataagtacctaagatcccgcaaggcatgcagcagagaatcaacaactagttgagcgagttcacagtgtacagttcagtaattgtaatagtatgagtagcattatgttcgttcgttaagtcatgtttcgtattagtttccatcgcggccctctcggcatgtttgcgaagattaggggaaatattcctaaatattctagactatgtatatttgtatcgcggccaccctggcatgtgtgcgaagttttagtatatagttcgcggcctttccaaggcatgtgtgcgaagatcagtcataatatcgcggccaacccctggcgtgtgtgcgaagatcggttcaattggtatactagtctagccgtatcttatcatttaccatcctcaccctgaggaccataaaaatctatcatctgagtatgtacgaataaatcatctaatcccattcccaccctgggaaccccatgccttggctgtgtgaactcaccttggtttgctcggtatgctaacttaagtgctcacaaataatcagtcacgacctatagtacgcacgCATATATAATCAGTTTCGTTCGTAATGACTCGCATGCAAATTTAACATCACATATTGCTTAGCAGTTATCATCGTGTAACACGTAACAGTTAATCAAATCAATTTCATGTAACTCATGTTTCATATACAAGTCCTTCACAGTTTATTCTATCATGATTATTCTCTTTCATACTTGACAGAATTAACAAGCTTAACAAGGTTAATAGTTTAACAAGATTCATATACACAGCAGAAATAACAAACAAGAATCTAACTTAGTTAATAAAGTTAACTGAGTTAATGAACTTAACTCAGTAAATAGACTAATCATGATTACATACTTAACAGAGTTAGTAAATAACGGGGTTATCAAGTAATATACTTAGACTTGACATACTAGTTACGATTTATTGGCCGAAAACCTTATGTGCCGGAATCACATTGGGCCGAATCTCTAAAGCCGAAATCACCTAAGCTGGCGAAATCACCTTTGGGCCGGAACTCTTGGGCCGAAACTCTTGGGCCGAAATCCCCCATGTGACGAAAACACTGAGTGTTTTCGTTGGTCCTTGAGTTTTCGCTGATCTCAATCATTATCAACAACAGTCACGGGAAAACTCTAATCCTCACTAACAGTTTTCGATGACTACAACAACAATGATCAATCAGAACTAATGCAGTCGTTTAAATGGTCAATTATCCGTACAATACAAATCATCATTCAAACCATGTCTAATTCAGATTCCTTCATTATGTTTTGTCATGTGATCCACTAATTTAAAACAATAGATCTGACAACATGTTACCCTATGACTTATCCATTCAACATAATAATCATGATCCTAACATGTTACCACGTGATGACCATAGCACTATATCCTCTTAATCAGCAAACATTTAATTCTACTATCATACCAACAACATAACCAGATCATCAACACTAGCAAGATTATAACAGATCCCTTACATACAAGTTCGTTCAATTCATAAGATCACAAACATTATGTACCAACAGTCAGTTCATGCAGTCAATGATTTGTCAAGTGCTTTAAATCAAACAATAGTAAATGGTCGATCACTAACTCAATCAGATATCGGGTGTAACTATAACAACCAAATAGCATATATCAAGAACAAACAATAAACCAAGAATTGAATAAGGATGATCGACTAACCAGGAACTTAAGACACGAAGGGTGATCCCTAAAAGAAGAGGTTTCGATGGAGGTGGGGAGGGGTATCAGCTGTCGTCCGTATTCTTGGGAGAAGGGTAGGGTTACACTTTCTTTTTGTATTCCCTCATAACATACATGATACATGCAAATAAATAACAATAGATAGTCGGTTCCCTTTGCTTCTGTTTTGGCCGataatgggctcaagcccaacTAGTAGTGTTGAAACATGTAGAGATTAAGGGCTCGAATTAGGCTGTCACAACACTGTGTTGATTGGGCTGAATATTTACAGGGAGTTTGATTTGGGTTATATTACTTCGGTACTTTATCATATATCGTTATTATTATAAACCTAATATCAACTAATAAAGATTTATATAACATAAATGTAAAATATTCACGCTAAGGGTTCGGGCCTCAAAACTTGATGCTATGCGGTTTATGTCATGGTTCAAACGGTTCGGGTAGGTTCGTCACCAACGGACTCGGTTTCGACTACAAGTTTGCACACGATACTAAACGAGTATAAATTTAATTTGTCGAAAATAGATAAGTATATCCGTTTATTCGTAAGAGCGAAACGAACGACTTGTACCTCgaaaatacgggttgtcacatcatccccaagctgaaagaaatttcgtcccgaaatttagtacgttattactgaggaagctagttagatTGTGTggtttcctgattttcctggggtgtcacatcaccccccccgttggtttggaatttcgtcccgaaattccgcagaacgataggaatgaggtcgatagaaaaggtctgatcagcaagaacaagattacaaccctaatctatgtgtgtggcctctagacttttaccgttctACTATGTGCTTGGTGTTTAAAAGTATTGGGGTAggattaagcatttgactaactttgaAAGACACGAAAcaagtatcggcacccgaatcaaataaaacagtaacataaaagtcatcaagtaggaactcacCCTGGCCAATCACGAAGGCACCTCCCCTAGCACCATTGCCGtcgttgttacccccattgttgttcctaTTTccttgttgttgttctgattctgattcagctgggggcagtctcttttgaaatggtcttcagcaccacactgaaagcatcccctgttgcctcgctgttgttgctgctgctggttttgtggtGCTGGtggttgcggttgctggttctaatttgctggccgtgagcttctacaatctttggcctcatgacccatcttgagacatctttgacagcGGCCCTTGCGACACTGAccactgtgatgtctgttgcacctgttacacagtgggtgaattccccgatatccaccctgcccctgactatctgatgattgctgactcggactctggtagtcattagtcttgcgctgctgtgcttgagactgaacagaaactgatcccttacTGGAatcccctcccattttctcttgttgtcattgggagtagcagaagtagtaacagcagtagtggtagcactgatgcgttttggcagcttgttctgttccactgcttgatcggtgagtcgatgagcaagacgctggatgtcttggatgttgttgaggttagccgatgtcacatggctctggatctctggcgcaagtcccttgaggtacaactcaatgcgcttaactggagggtccaccatcgttggacacaagatggccagctcgtttgaccgtttcgtataagcttcgatttctgaccccgtcatcttcagatgatacagttccacctccaacttgtggatgtcatcacgcgtgcagtattctcgtttgatcagttccttgaaatcttcccaaggtgtggcgttagcagctgccaaccctaggatctgtacttgcgcgttccaccaagttagcgctattccttcgagggtgccagtggcgtacttgaccctgcgagcctcagggcattcacacatttcgaacactgactcgagcttttcaaaccaacggagtagtcccactgccccctcggtgccactgaaagtgcttggacgacagtccatgaagttcttgaatgtgcagacaggttgcggTGCGTTCTGACCTGttgtgcatagaataggacaatATTAAACATAaggttgatttaggaatgtaggattcaagGATCCTAATGTGTAttccatccgcagggtataccacctgcttgtgcagctgcaagtgccgcagctacttgttcattgatgagagccgtcaactgggcttgagtcatgttaatgcgtccagccattgttcttcatagtaaaagtagtgtaagtgagaatggttcgcgagtagtgcgatgacagaagagggtaagcacacaagtgttctcaagcaataacaagtagtgagcaatgtaatctaagcatactacgagcaaagttctataaaattctagcatgtaggcaataaacataaaccatattacctaggatgtcgagtcttgcacgtggagcgaagcgtcgttgtggatcgttgagagcactgttctggttatagtctggttttaataaaaacgttttcccccaTATTAAacccaagttctctataaccaatggctctgataccaatctgtcacacccccaaaatccacacgcggagtaccaccgcttggaggcgtcacatgaccaggatcaagccatcaatcatatcaaacatagcgtataatagttaaagtaattcataaaacccaattcaatacgatTGACGTTCAATTCAAACTTGTTCAAGTAGCGGTAGCatgtaagtaaaacccaacataaataataatgtacgaaatgtcataagtgtttagtaagcattcacgatccattgcccacaacgacctgctcctctttgtgcaagctccataagtacctaagatcctgcaaggcatgcagcagagaatcaacaactagttgagcgagttcacagtgtacagttcagtaattgtaatagtatgagtagcattatgttcgttcgttaagtcatgtttcgtattagtttccatcgcgccCCTCtcggcatgtttgcgaagattaggggaaatattcccaaatattctagactatgtatatttgtatcgcggccaccctggcatgtgtgcgaagttttagtatatagttcgcggcctttccaaggcatgtgtgcgaagatcagtcataatatcgcggccaacccctggcgtgtgtgcga from Helianthus annuus cultivar XRQ/B chromosome 10, HanXRQr2.0-SUNRISE, whole genome shotgun sequence harbors:
- the LOC110881510 gene encoding transcription initiation factor TFIID subunit 3-like gives rise to the protein MSLIDEPEEDNPVATAEKEQVAATEDDPFNTDVLFDTDVLETGPEVVANVEQVVDVEAQKEKEKVVDDIEGDDVDKSTTSSSSSSDDGIDEIESRKRIQEEIEKEKLLRKRKRQEKDDDDVYVPSPENVSGSQSSPRVRKKAGGRKKVVSPKIVKASPKIKVTKTVLKKKKQTKKPPTPPHEPTPPQSPLQSPPRQSTPPQQSSPPKQPTPPKQPSPIHQTPPPQQPFVTSQELFQTPPLTQVQPGLSSRGLYTPQDNLLDVGDFDFANTSQVRNVEKKVEEVVAENKRLASENKKVSDRERLLEMRVKKLENENQELVKKIDGDQSEIDILKVKVAELEEEKARCDEQNEYFKLKNKEFEAAKALRDHEFYMLNKVVESMLGTSLEQKFEELQVEELRAERQAKIDEQMKDKGKGVEGSSAVTERSIVPSMVVDNPEPITAISGLFDEETHLEELMDDDDDDAAGGTGLKVAEASTEKKVDDLMNDSVNEESGEVSGKGESKADKYDRVEIKDWTDDEDVVEDTSKFPTLMEFFAEENREELRQKVTEAMKEKNFDSTQKEMEKEYRSKWFRKSHERKFKRPLKYYQRDRSVSLGDIISWGYLPQVNAYAIRRECGVQYFERLYDIMSLPWWDVDEPPKVRCLDYPVRKNDVAMWGYINYITTEAVTTYRAGGEIREIHVYDPMWLKGINSESKWKSSWWSLDEKMKRKANRERQKLEEKKGTFLKMQAEEEKAKKKENERIRVALSRKPKPREESYRAV